Proteins from a genomic interval of Deltaproteobacteria bacterium:
- a CDS encoding GDSL-type esterase/lipase family protein → MKSLTKAALVVSSTLLALSLLDRYLLNPRPLTTVGKFTLLVLAIFVGFSALSAFALRTRLAAATVNAWLVLVSSAVAYILVDVIGGIIVIGALSPAIVRDDHFHHRLEPGKTSTVETYDFVYTQKVNDLGLRGAPIATPKPAGTYRILMLGDSFTMGYGVAEDETFSVLIQQSLNKKASNGTHSRVVEVLNGGVDSYAPILEHLQLVELAPVLEPDLVVLNIDMSDLIQEQAYRALATRNEAGEIVAVRAPEKKKGPANWGSALKRAVNNHLLVTRLVMFSLREKEERAFTVQNTVVNPNYELLRHTLASDTTNRDQQWNDLFDSVLAMKRYADERGIELVLSIYPWGHQVNDSAWEQGRVRFVRPGSTVSDASRYRIAAFARAQGLRLVDMFPAFREYKGPESLYYSFDMHWTAAGHRIAAAEIEAVVTDAISHAQEPSSAQ, encoded by the coding sequence GTGAAATCTTTGACCAAGGCAGCGTTGGTCGTCAGCTCTACACTGCTGGCGCTCTCCCTCTTGGACCGCTATCTGCTGAACCCACGGCCTTTGACCACGGTCGGGAAGTTCACGCTGCTCGTGCTCGCCATTTTCGTCGGGTTCAGCGCGTTGTCGGCGTTCGCTCTGCGCACGCGGCTCGCAGCGGCCACTGTCAACGCCTGGCTCGTGCTCGTTTCATCCGCCGTGGCTTACATTCTGGTGGACGTCATCGGCGGGATAATCGTCATCGGCGCGCTCTCCCCCGCCATCGTGCGCGACGACCACTTCCATCATCGGCTGGAGCCCGGCAAGACCTCGACAGTCGAGACCTACGACTTCGTGTACACCCAGAAGGTCAACGACCTCGGCCTGCGCGGCGCGCCGATAGCTACGCCGAAGCCTGCCGGCACGTATCGCATCCTCATGCTGGGCGACTCGTTCACGATGGGCTACGGCGTCGCCGAGGACGAGACGTTTTCCGTGCTGATTCAGCAATCGCTGAACAAGAAGGCGTCGAACGGCACTCACTCGCGCGTCGTCGAGGTTCTGAACGGCGGCGTCGACAGCTACGCCCCGATCCTCGAGCACCTCCAGCTCGTGGAGCTCGCGCCCGTGCTCGAACCCGACCTCGTCGTGCTCAACATCGACATGAGCGATCTCATTCAGGAGCAGGCCTACCGAGCGCTGGCGACGCGCAACGAAGCCGGCGAAATCGTTGCCGTAAGGGCGCCCGAGAAAAAGAAGGGCCCCGCGAACTGGGGATCGGCACTGAAACGCGCCGTCAACAACCATCTGCTGGTGACGCGCCTGGTCATGTTCTCGCTGCGCGAGAAAGAGGAACGAGCTTTCACCGTGCAAAACACGGTGGTCAACCCGAACTATGAGCTACTTCGCCACACGCTGGCCAGCGACACGACGAACCGCGACCAGCAATGGAACGACCTTTTCGACAGCGTTCTTGCGATGAAGCGTTACGCGGACGAGCGCGGAATCGAGCTCGTTCTCAGCATCTATCCGTGGGGACATCAGGTCAACGACTCGGCCTGGGAACAAGGCCGAGTGCGATTCGTGCGCCCCGGCTCCACCGTCTCCGACGCAAGCCGGTACCGTATCGCAGCGTTCGCACGCGCGCAGGGTTTGCGACTCGTCGACATGTTCCCCGCGTTCCGTGAGTACAAAGGGCCCGAAAGTCTCTATTACTCGTTCGACATGCATTGGACGGCGGCAGGTCACCGGATCGCGGCGGCCGAGATCGAAGCAGTCGTAACCGACGCGATTTCGCACGCTCAAGAGCCGAGCAGCGCGCAATGA
- a CDS encoding tyrosine-type recombinase/integrase, whose protein sequence is MPVTRGWSERWLTEARGEIGEHTWRTYRTEARALQRRIGERRLDRITVSDLIELRRDLKRLGRSERTVRNRLACLRLLIRDARLAGLVESSPFDVPLPRRRTKHDRQQVQSKRITFRPLVAAELERLLEVLRSPRDATERMWFPLTELLVLTGLRWGEGAGLRWPDVSERGGLVHVQRTVARGGRVEPTKTGASWTIPLRGPLADLLRRQRALSYFGLTESWVFPNRGGGALDYHNWRHRGWQRVLDRAGVSPREGDAQKALRRSHITSALVCSRNPKLVAAELGHATSQMVVSNYDSLLDPRTWPEPEEIDRLRSIYGWQAMEPLGVVAPHGDSPGVTEEVPNDATSEVSGPARGRRRCGATAREGEARAEEPETGNVCARLNCRVDRHHGRANKRWIERR, encoded by the coding sequence GTGCCGGTTACGCGGGGCTGGTCGGAGCGATGGCTCACCGAAGCGCGCGGCGAGATCGGCGAGCACACGTGGCGGACCTATCGGACGGAGGCGAGAGCCCTCCAGCGGCGCATCGGCGAACGGCGGCTGGATCGAATCACCGTCTCCGATCTGATCGAGCTGCGCCGCGACTTGAAGCGCCTGGGTCGCTCGGAGCGGACGGTCCGCAACCGCCTCGCCTGCCTGCGGCTGCTGATCCGCGATGCGCGCCTGGCAGGACTCGTCGAGTCGAGCCCCTTCGACGTGCCGCTGCCGCGGCGGCGGACGAAGCACGACCGCCAGCAGGTGCAGAGCAAGCGGATCACCTTCCGGCCCCTCGTTGCCGCGGAGCTGGAGCGATTGCTCGAGGTCCTGCGCAGCCCACGAGACGCCACGGAGCGGATGTGGTTCCCGCTGACGGAGCTGCTCGTGCTGACGGGCCTGCGCTGGGGCGAGGGTGCGGGCCTCCGCTGGCCGGACGTGTCGGAGCGCGGCGGCCTGGTCCACGTGCAGCGCACCGTGGCGCGCGGCGGCCGGGTCGAGCCGACGAAGACGGGGGCGAGCTGGACGATCCCCCTGCGCGGGCCACTCGCCGATCTCCTCCGCCGCCAGCGCGCGCTCTCCTACTTCGGCCTCACCGAGAGCTGGGTCTTCCCGAACCGCGGCGGCGGGGCGCTCGACTACCACAACTGGCGCCACCGCGGCTGGCAGCGAGTCCTCGACCGCGCCGGCGTGAGCCCGCGCGAGGGCGACGCCCAGAAGGCGCTCCGCCGCAGCCACATCACGAGCGCCCTCGTCTGCAGCCGCAACCCGAAGCTCGTCGCCGCCGAGCTGGGCCACGCCACGAGCCAGATGGTCGTCAGCAACTACGACTCGTTGCTGGATCCGCGCACCTGGCCCGAGCCCGAGGAGATCGACCGCCTGCGCTCGATCTACGGCTGGCAGGCAATGGAACCGCTCGGCGTCGTGGCACCCCATGGAGACTCACCGGGTGTCACCGAGGAAGTGCCGAACGATGCGACTTCGGAAGTGAGCGGACCGGCTCGCGGCCGGAGGCGGTGCGGTGCAACGGCGCGGGAGGGCGAGGCGCGGGCGGAGGAGCCCGAGACGGGGAACGTGTGCGCGAGACTCAACTGCAGGGTTGACCGCCATCATGGAAGGGCGAACAAGCGGTGGATCGAGCGCCGATAG
- a CDS encoding transposase, producing MAYRVHDAVAGAGVEILSFNAQQLRRIASSRKKTDRRDAFWIARALQTGMHPHPVYLPTGEIRGLRALLTRRRMIQTDRNRWQYRARCALRASGYKVRTGGYYLRTALDQILASPQGIDGHLGDLLELCQRQ from the coding sequence ATGGCCTACCGGGTGCACGATGCGGTGGCGGGGGCTGGTGTAGAGATCCTCTCGTTCAACGCGCAGCAGCTGCGGAGGATCGCCTCCTCGCGCAAGAAGACCGACCGACGGGACGCCTTCTGGATCGCCCGCGCCTTGCAAACCGGGATGCATCCGCACCCGGTCTATCTCCCGACCGGCGAGATCCGGGGGCTGCGGGCCCTGCTCACACGGCGCCGGATGATCCAGACGGATCGCAATCGCTGGCAGTACCGGGCCCGGTGCGCCCTGCGCGCCTCGGGCTACAAGGTCCGCACCGGCGGGTACTACCTGCGGACGGCTCTCGACCAGATCCTGGCCTCACCGCAGGGGATCGATGGGCACCTCGGCGATCTCCTGGAGCTGTGTCAGCGCCAATAG
- the ltrA gene encoding group II intron reverse transcriptase/maturase, whose product MSNASTLGDVSPELLKVVERAQREPEGRFHSLAHLLDVSALERAYHRMRKDAAVGVDGITKEEYGQALEANLQDLHARLVAKRYRHQPIRRVRIPKEQGKTRPIGISAFEDKLVQDAVREVLEAIYEQDFLDCSYGFRPGRSAHDAIRALNQIVHWGEVSWILEADIVSFFDSLDRTKLKEMLEIRVADGSLLRLIGKCLHVGVLDGAELSAPETGTAQGSVLSPLLGNVYLHSVLDLWFETEVKPRLRGRATLIRYADDFVIGFEHEEDARRVLAVLGKRLARFGLTLHPDKTRLLPFRRPPAGQKSGKGLATFDFLGFTLYWARSRRGRWWITCKTRRASLRRAIQSITDWCHLHRHLPVRVQHAALTRRLRGHFNYFGVSGNFRSLLLLVEAAKRAWYKWLCRRSQRTRLTWERFAALLEQLPFPRPRITVRIWGR is encoded by the coding sequence ATGTCCAACGCCTCGACGTTGGGAGACGTGTCACCGGAACTGCTGAAGGTAGTGGAACGAGCGCAACGAGAGCCCGAAGGACGGTTCCACTCGCTGGCGCATCTCCTCGATGTGTCGGCCCTGGAACGAGCCTATCACCGCATGCGCAAGGATGCGGCGGTGGGTGTGGATGGGATCACGAAGGAGGAGTACGGGCAGGCGCTGGAGGCGAACCTCCAGGACCTGCACGCGCGACTCGTGGCGAAGCGGTATCGCCATCAGCCGATCCGACGGGTCCGCATCCCGAAGGAACAGGGCAAGACGCGGCCGATTGGGATCTCGGCGTTCGAGGACAAGCTGGTCCAGGACGCCGTGCGCGAGGTGCTGGAGGCGATCTACGAGCAGGACTTCTTGGACTGCTCATACGGCTTCCGGCCCGGACGCAGTGCCCATGACGCCATCCGAGCCCTGAACCAGATCGTGCACTGGGGCGAGGTGAGCTGGATTCTCGAGGCCGACATCGTGTCCTTCTTCGACAGTTTGGATCGCACCAAGCTGAAGGAGATGCTCGAGATTCGGGTTGCCGATGGGTCGCTGTTGCGGCTCATCGGCAAGTGTTTGCACGTGGGCGTGCTCGACGGCGCGGAGCTCTCCGCGCCGGAGACCGGCACCGCCCAAGGGTCGGTGCTCTCGCCGCTGCTCGGCAACGTCTACTTGCACTCCGTGCTGGACCTCTGGTTCGAGACCGAAGTGAAGCCGCGGCTGCGGGGCAGGGCCACCCTGATCCGTTACGCCGACGACTTCGTCATCGGCTTCGAGCACGAGGAGGACGCGCGGCGTGTCCTGGCGGTGTTGGGCAAGCGGCTTGCGCGCTTCGGACTGACCCTGCACCCGGACAAGACCCGGCTGCTGCCCTTCCGGCGCCCGCCGGCGGGGCAGAAGAGCGGGAAAGGTCTGGCCACCTTCGACTTCCTCGGGTTCACGCTCTACTGGGCGCGCTCTCGACGGGGTCGTTGGTGGATCACGTGCAAGACTCGGCGTGCGAGCCTGAGACGGGCGATCCAGTCCATCACCGACTGGTGCCATCTCCATCGGCACCTTCCGGTAAGGGTTCAGCACGCAGCGCTCACGCGACGATTGCGGGGCCACTTCAACTACTTCGGCGTCAGCGGCAACTTCCGCAGTCTGCTGCTGCTCGTCGAAGCGGCGAAGCGGGCCTGGTACAAGTGGCTGTGTCGTCGCAGCCAGCGCACACGTCTCACCTGGGAGCGGTTCGCTGCTCTTCTCGAACAGCTTCCGTTCCCGCGTCCCCGGATCACGGTCCGCATCTGGGGCCGGTAG
- a CDS encoding transposase, which produces MQTIPGVGALTATTIYAWVGDVRRFPDAKALAAYAGLVPSVRPSGDAQRLGSITKIGSKALRSTLVQAAHVLMNRCRGADAMPLQAIGARGHTSRGRRKIATVALARHLLRIAYSVLRDGTVYDPKRLRVDVDDTRHVA; this is translated from the coding sequence CTGCAGACGATTCCCGGCGTGGGCGCGCTCACAGCGACGACGATCTACGCCTGGGTGGGCGACGTGCGGCGCTTCCCGGATGCGAAGGCCCTGGCCGCGTACGCGGGTCTCGTGCCCTCGGTTCGGCCGAGTGGCGACGCGCAGCGCCTGGGATCGATCACGAAGATCGGCTCGAAAGCGCTGCGGTCGACGCTGGTACAGGCTGCGCACGTGCTCATGAACCGCTGCCGAGGAGCGGACGCGATGCCGTTGCAGGCGATCGGGGCGCGCGGGCACACCTCGCGGGGGCGACGGAAGATCGCGACGGTCGCGTTGGCTCGGCATCTGCTGCGCATCGCCTACTCCGTTCTGCGCGATGGGACCGTCTACGATCCGAAACGACTGCGCGTCGATGTCGACGACACACGGCATGTCGCCTGA
- a CDS encoding molecular chaperone TorD family protein: MSGADAALAAATRSRAYLLFVRALDYPDAEHLEDVRSRALAEALRDTLAAIDPPLGEGDWAALADGGNGDEALAVEYARLFDVGTSGPPCPLHGGLYGGMRMQTMEECVRFYNHFGLTLAEAPRELPDHLATQLEFLHFLAFREAEAHEAGADAGPWRRAARDFVERHPGRWVPRLRKRLAEQKSAPFFSALVDQLDRFLASERARLAS, from the coding sequence GTGAGCGGTGCCGACGCCGCGCTCGCCGCCGCGACGCGCAGCCGCGCGTACCTGCTCTTCGTGCGCGCCCTCGACTATCCCGACGCCGAGCACCTCGAGGACGTGCGTTCGCGCGCGCTCGCCGAGGCGCTGCGCGACACGCTCGCCGCGATCGACCCGCCCCTCGGCGAGGGCGACTGGGCCGCGCTCGCCGACGGCGGCAACGGCGACGAGGCACTCGCGGTCGAGTACGCGCGGCTCTTCGACGTCGGCACGAGCGGTCCGCCCTGCCCGCTCCACGGCGGCCTCTACGGCGGCATGCGCATGCAGACGATGGAAGAGTGCGTGCGCTTCTACAATCACTTCGGCCTGACGCTCGCCGAAGCGCCGCGCGAGCTGCCCGACCATCTGGCGACGCAGCTCGAGTTCCTGCACTTCCTCGCCTTCCGCGAGGCCGAAGCGCACGAGGCGGGCGCCGACGCCGGACCGTGGCGGCGCGCCGCGCGCGACTTCGTCGAGCGCCATCCGGGGCGCTGGGTGCCGCGGCTGCGCAAGCGGCTCGCCGAGCAGAAGTCGGCGCCCTTCTTCAGCGCGCTCGTCGACCAGCTCGACCGCTTCCTCGCGAGCGAGCGCGCGCGCCTCGCTTCCTGA
- a CDS encoding choice-of-anchor L domain-containing protein → MNEAGSSRALRVLGSLLLGSMLWLSAPALAITVTATQNTTALVNALLGSGSTGIIVTGVTLSGFTQESFETPGTFETSSGTYTNPSGTYGIGAGVVLSTGAVERYGDGANTADDTSGVYFDLVNYGFAEATPAQEALLDPITTVGAETFEHFDVTELLVTFDMQPGQGYVRFNVVFGSEEYPEFTEVGYFDGFGMFLNGTNVAFVASQPVNITHPDMAAIAGTELNGVLAPGGNPLLVFGGPVNPTGNTLRFIIGDRDDSAWDSTVYISGLTAPEPGSSAALAAALGALGVLFRARRRR, encoded by the coding sequence ATGAACGAGGCCGGGTCGTCGCGCGCTCTACGGGTGCTCGGTTCGCTGCTGCTCGGGTCGATGCTCTGGCTTTCGGCGCCGGCCCTCGCCATCACCGTCACGGCCACGCAGAACACGACGGCTCTGGTGAACGCGCTGCTCGGCTCGGGCAGCACCGGCATCATCGTCACCGGCGTCACGCTCTCGGGATTCACCCAGGAGAGCTTCGAGACGCCCGGAACCTTCGAGACGTCGTCGGGGACGTATACGAACCCGAGCGGCACCTATGGCATCGGCGCCGGCGTCGTGCTCAGCACCGGCGCCGTGGAGCGCTACGGGGACGGAGCCAACACCGCCGACGACACCTCGGGCGTGTACTTCGACCTGGTCAACTACGGGTTCGCCGAGGCGACGCCCGCGCAGGAGGCGCTGCTCGACCCGATCACCACCGTCGGGGCCGAAACCTTCGAACACTTCGACGTGACCGAGCTGCTCGTCACCTTCGACATGCAGCCGGGCCAAGGCTACGTGCGCTTCAACGTGGTGTTCGGCTCCGAGGAGTACCCGGAGTTCACGGAGGTCGGCTACTTCGACGGCTTCGGGATGTTCCTGAACGGCACGAACGTGGCCTTCGTCGCGAGCCAGCCCGTCAACATCACGCACCCCGACATGGCGGCGATCGCCGGCACCGAGCTCAACGGGGTACTCGCCCCGGGCGGCAACCCGCTGCTCGTCTTCGGCGGGCCCGTGAACCCGACGGGCAACACACTGCGCTTCATCATCGGCGATCGCGACGACTCGGCCTGGGACTCGACCGTCTACATCTCCGGCCTGACCGCGCCGGAGCCGGGCTCGAGCGCGGCGCTCGCCGCCGCGCTCGGCGCGCTCGGCGTTCTCTTCCGCGCCAGGCGTCGCCGCTAG